DNA from Ammospiza caudacuta isolate bAmmCau1 chromosome 6, bAmmCau1.pri, whole genome shotgun sequence:
CTTCGAGCGACATCAAAGCGGCTCTGGATAAATCGGCTCCTTGTCGCCGATCAGTTGACCACAGAAAGTATTTGCAGAAGCAGCTCAAGCGGTTTTCTCAGAAGTACTCACGGATCCCACGGTGTCACCCCAGCAAAGCCCCTGAGTGCGGCTGGCGCAGGGGGGCAGAGGACCGGGCCCGCGGCCCCCTGCCCGAGGCACCTGAGCCCAGCCCGCACGGCGGGGCTGCCGCCGACAAGGTGATGCAGACAGCCGAGGCAGAGGAGAGCATCACCGAGGAACGGGTTTTGCAGGAACAAAAACCCGAGGCTGCCCGACCCGACCAGGTGCCCATGAGGAAGCGACAGCTCCCCGCCTCCTTCTGGGAAGAGCCACGGCCGGCCCAGAGCCTGACGGCCAGAGCCtttgctgccagccctgaggggctgcaAGCCCCCAGAGACCCTCCTCCCTATGAGGGGAAGAAAATCAAACGGAGCCCAGACGCTGCTGGCCCGGAGAGCCCCCCTGACACTGCGCCACATGCCGGGGACAAGGACCCCGCCGGGGCCCTCTCGGGCCGAGTGGGTGCTTGGACCTgctgccccttcccctgccccggGCCAGGCGTGTACCAGCCCCCGGGCGCGCTGCCCCCGTCGCCCttcccggggctggggctgtggaggAAGAGCTCGGCCACGCTGCCGGCAGAGGTGCCGCCCTTCTGCAAGGAGGCCGATGGCCCGAGGCAGAAACTCTACAGGCCCATGGTTCTGAAACCCATCCCCACCAAGCCCGCCATCCCCCCTCCCATCTTCAATGTTTTTGGCTACCTTTAGCGGGGCGGGAGTCGGAGTCATGCCGAACACGACAGCTCCCGAGGGGGGTTCGGAACGCACGGCCAGCCTCCGGGCATGAGCTGCTGGCAGCGCCGAGCCGCAGGGGAAGGAGGCCGGCCATCGCACCCTGTGCCTCGTAGGCGGGCCGCAGGGAATTAGGAACTGCTGGGAAGGTGCTTGGGCTGCACTCTCCTCTCCGTACACGGGGGTGAATCGGGAATAAACCTTGCCAAGCCGGTAGCACGGAGCATGACCAGGTCTCTTTAATGGATGGGCATTGTCTGAGCCGCGGCGAGCGGGGCTGCGGGCCATTCCTAGCCGTGCTTGTAACACCTAGGAGACCTCCTCCACGTGGGAACATCTTTCTGGAGCTGCCCTGcggcagcagcagtgaaatgGAATGAATTAAATGCATTCAAAGagtttttgtcttttcaagTAATTCCAGAGAAGTCAAGATATTCAGGTCATTTCGCTTTGCATGCAAGAGACTGGAAGGGTGGTATTTGATATAAAAACCACTTGTGATTGATTCAAGCTCTTGTTGTATGTAAATACTGACAgaattaaaagataaaaataaggGAAGAAAGAAGGTAATTTTAGTTTGGTTATTCTGCAAATGCAGTCTTGCTTTGACTTGCAACTGGTGGGGAGATACGAGGGCTGAAATCTCTGCCTGTTCAGATTTATACAAATCAGAAGTAATTTCCTCATAAGTAAATCTTAGCTAATTACTAAGTAATTAGCTAGTGCTAAGCTGGTGAAATGAAAGCGGGATGAATTTCCCCATCAGGAATTGCTCTGCATCAACAGAATAAATGAGGAATCTTATTAGTTTAACACAAAACCATTATGTGTGatggaagaaaaaagtaaagaatAGACTGCCTTAATTTCTGGCTGAGAgatatctttttttcccctgattttaaGATATTTTCACAAGACCTGGCTGTAAATGTTTTGCCTAgcattttcctatttttttaaacaaattggCATTGGAGAATTTATTAGGAAGTGTTTTTAAGTTAAGTTTCTCTTAAACCCATGGAGAAAGTGGTactaaaacacagaaatgagATATGAGAGGTTTAACACTGCAGGTGTATGTGTCTATTTGGTTATACTGGAGTAAATCACTGAAGTcaagaaaagtttattttggGACAAAAAAAAGACCAAAGAATTGACACCCATGATCTCCCAGGGCCTGAATCTGCTGTTGCTGAAGCTAATGGGAACTTCTCCCAGGACTCAATAAAAAGTGGCCTTGTTTGGTTTGGTCTGTGACTAGCATACCTCTCCATGACTCCTGACATCTCTACAAggggaaaaccagaaaatgctTCATTTGACTGCATTGCAGTAATCAAAAAAATTATAATCTGAAGCAATTGTAGAGTATCATTTTGTATCTTCTAATGGCCTTGGTATTATATAATTAGGTTGCAACTTTTATTAGGATATGAACTACCACTGGGATTAGCTCAGTTGGTTAGAGCCTGGTATTAATAATGCCAAGGTTGTGGATTTGATCCCTCGATGagccattcacttaagagttgcacttgatgatccttgtgggtcccttccaacttaaaatattctatgattctactcCCAGGCTAAAAGTGGTTTACTCTTTCCTTAAACCTCACCTATCTCACCAATGTTCACTTTTATTGAAACAATGTCTGTAATGTGTTTGTGGTGCAGGAAAACAGTAGAAATAGAGATGGCTTTCATTGCTTTCTCCCCACTATGGCACTTCATTTATGTATCAAGCCAGTATGGACTGCgggagagagagcaggaaatgTCTTTGGTAGCACATACCTGCAACTAAATGCAACGTGTGAGGAGCTTAAGAGCCAGTCTAGGGGTCAAAGACTTCAGGTTAGCTCTTGATCCAGAAGTAAAGATTGGAACATACTTAGGTGCCTTTCcctttttgggaaaaaatccatGAGGAAACTCTGTCCCTCTCCAAAAGGAGTGTAACAGATGCCAGAGCCATTTAAGTTAAAGGAGGGAGAACAACAGCTTTTCATTTACAGTCCTGTAGGTAAGGGATTTTGCTACATGGAAATGGGGGGCTTTTCTCACATCAGTAGCTCTGTGTTGCTGCCATAATCCAGATGCAGCCAGATGCTGAACTCTGTTTCAGTACTATCAATACAGAGCAGCCTCCTTGGCATTGGTCTGGATTTCCATCTGGGTGGCCAGACCAGGTCATGGAATGAACTACTGGTATTGCAGTAGTTGCTGTGCTTAAGTGTTCCTCCTTGAGCTCATTAGGGAAGTGCTGTGGATCACACCAGAATAGGGAGTttagcaaaaattaaaatacttggCAAAGTGGATAGCCTCtgtataaattttatttctgaagaaatCCAGAGGAAGAAGAGAGTTAAAACCAAGTTCCTATATTTTGAATATTGAATTcctagttttctttttttaaaaattttttaaactCCTTTTTATTTGAATGTATATTGCTCCACATTCTCCATGCAGTAGAAAAGTGTGTTTTAAAGTTATGATGAAGGATTGAAACAGACCATTCTAAATGACCTCTGACTCAAATATTTATGCTCCTACACTTAGATTTGAGCTAATGTTACTTTTTCAAAATCCTTTGTGATATGGAACCTCCCCCCCAGCCCAAAGCAGGCAGTGGCCCTTGCTGGGGCTTTGAACTGGAGCAGCAGTGAAGTAAAACACAAATGAACAGAAGACAATTGTTAAGTATATTCAAAATCCCTGAATGGGGATGTGTGAGACTTTCCAAAAGGTTTGCAAATAATAGCAACTCTGTTCTCCTCTCTAGCAATACTTACTGTTCTCTCATCCCTGAGATTAACAATGGAATTATTAATTATTCAAGCTTGGATTGATTCAGAATTTTTCTGGGTATTTTTGTGTTTGGCTGGTCGATGGTCGATGTTGCTATTCAGGACAGCTGATAGTCCTTAAGAATCTACTTGTTTATTCATACATTGTTTGAAAGATGGAAACATAACATTTGAGAGCTGCTATTTACTAGAACAGTGCggatttaaacttttaaaaacaaaatagctTTTATAAATAATGGGAAGGagaaagtaaatgaaaaaactttcatacaaaataaaactaaaaaataaaaaaagtgcACAAGAACATCAAGTGAATTGCACATgttgcagtaaaaaaaaaagtacagtaACCTGGTCATGAA
Protein-coding regions in this window:
- the FAM181A gene encoding protein FAM181A; translation: MASDSEVKTLLNFVNLASSDIKAALDKSAPCRRSVDHRKYLQKQLKRFSQKYSRIPRCHPSKAPECGWRRGAEDRARGPLPEAPEPSPHGGAAADKVMQTAEAEESITEERVLQEQKPEAARPDQVPMRKRQLPASFWEEPRPAQSLTARAFAASPEGLQAPRDPPPYEGKKIKRSPDAAGPESPPDTAPHAGDKDPAGALSGRVGAWTCCPFPCPGPGVYQPPGALPPSPFPGLGLWRKSSATLPAEVPPFCKEADGPRQKLYRPMVLKPIPTKPAIPPPIFNVFGYL